A window of Calypte anna isolate BGI_N300 chromosome W, bCalAnn1_v1.p, whole genome shotgun sequence contains these coding sequences:
- the LOC115600068 gene encoding ankyrin repeat domain-containing protein 26-like: MLEEMNKELKAKCAGLREQISNYEADEVKREGNARELQQELAEALKKLSGAEAPLEVATRHCRNLEEANLGLEKELGEAKSKN, encoded by the exons ATGCTGGAAGAGATGAACAAGGAATTAAAGGCCAAGTGTGCTGGTTTAAGAGAACAAATCTCTAACTATGAGGCTGACGAAGTAAAAAGAGAG GGCAAtgccagagagctgcagcaggagcttgcTGAAGCTCTTAAGAAGCTGTCTGGGGCAGAAGCTCCACTGGAAGTTGCTACGAGGCACTGCAGGAACCTGGAGGAAGCCAACCTGGGCTTGGAAAAGGAATTGGGAGAGGCTAAATCCAAG aattga